In Drosophila innubila isolate TH190305 chromosome 2R unlocalized genomic scaffold, UK_Dinn_1.0 1_C_2R, whole genome shotgun sequence, the following are encoded in one genomic region:
- the LOC117785800 gene encoding long-chain-fatty-acid--CoA ligase 3 isoform X1, producing MFIEDDAQMDSFWVQSALGAIKAIAFVYDIITLPVYLVLQAPWKRRQESRRVKAKIIKNDETEVTYRTTEPPRDVHVKMLQENIDTLEKVFNYVAKTHSTKRCLGTRQILSEEDETQPNGRVFKKYNMGDYKWKNFIEAERMAASFGRGLREIGQAPRQNIVIFAETRAEWMIAAHGCFKQAMPIVTVYATLGDEGVAHCISETEVTTVITSHDLLPKFKTLLALCPNVNTIIYMEDQLTKTETTGFKEGVKILPFNQVVKIGNESKFENVPPKGEDIAIIMYTSGSTGTPKGVLLSHKNCIATMKGFCDMVTIYPEDVLIGFLPLAHVFELVAESVCLMTGVSIGYSTPLTLIDTSSKIKRGCKGDASVLKPTCMTSVPLILDRISKGINDKVNSGSAFRKALFKFLYQYKVKWIQRGYQTPLIDKLVFKKVAKLMGGKVRIIMSGGAPLSADTHEQIKTCLCVDLIQGYGLTETTSGATVMDSRDMSYGRTGGPLTVCDIRLVNWEEGRYRVTNKPYPQGEVLIGGECVSRGYYKLPGKTSEDFFEEDGRRWFKTGDIGEMQTDGVLKIIDRKKDLVKLQAGEYVSLGKVESELKTCGIIENICVYGDPTKQFTVALVVPNQKGLEELAERHGVRNKSFEELCSSPIMEKAILKEISDHARKCKLQKHEVPAAITLCKEVWSPDMGLVTAAFKLKRKDIQDKYQHDINRMYAS from the exons ATGTTCATCGAAGATGATGCGCA aATGGACAGCTTTTGGGTGCAGAGTGCACTGGGCGCCATCAAGGCAATTGCATTTGTCTATGATATTATCACGCTCCCGGTCTATTTGGTTCTACAGGCGCCTTGGAAACGTCGACAGGAATCACGGCGAGTCAAG GCAAAGATCATAAAGAACGATGAGACTGAGGTGACGTATCGAACCACGGAACCGCCGAGGGATGTGCATGTGAAGATGCTGCAGGAGAACATTGATACGTTGGAGAAGGTGTTCAATTACGTGGCCAAAACGCATTCGACCAAACGCTGCCTGGGCACACGGCAGATACTCAGCGAGGAGGACGAAACGCAGCCGAATGGACGCGTCTTCAAGAAGTACAACATGGGCGACTACAAGTGGAAGAACTTCATCGAGGCGGAGCGTATGGCGGCCAGCTTTGGACGTGGACTTCGTGAGATTGGTCAGGCGCCGCGTCAGAACATTGTCATCTTTGCCGAGACGCGCGCCGAGTGGATGATTGCCGCCCATGGTTGCTTTAAGCAGGCCATGCCCATTGTCACCGTCTATGCCACGCTTGGCGATGAAGGCGTCGCCCACT GTATCAGCGAAACGGAAGTTACCACAGTCATCACCTCACACGATCTGTTGCCCAAGTTCAAGACGCTATTGGCCCTATGCCCCAATGTGAACACCATCATCTATATGGAAGATCAGCTGACAAAGACCGAAACAACTGGATTCAAGGAAGGCGTCAAAATTCTGCCCTTCAATCAAGTTGTTAAAATTGGCAATGAGAGTAAATTTG AGAATGTGCCACCAAAGGGTGAAGATATTGCTATCATTATGTACACTTCCGGATCAACGGGCACACCAAAGGGTGTCCTTCTGTCCCATAAGAATTGTATTGCCACAATGAAAGGATTCTGCGACATGGTTACCATTTATCCCGAGGATGTTCTAATTGGTTTTCTGCCACTGGCGCATGTTTTCGAGCTTGTGGCGGAGAGTGTTTGCCTTATGACAGGCGTATCCATTGGTTACTCCACCCCATTGACTTTGATCGATACGAGTAGCAAGATTAAACGGGGCTGCAAGGGAGATGCATCCGTTTTGAAGCCCACATGCATGACATCGGTGCCATTGATACTCGATCGCATCTCCAAGGGTATTAACGACAAGGTCAACTCTGGCTCAGCATTCAGAAAGGCGCTCTTCAAATTCCTCTACCAGTACAAAGTGAAGTGGATACAACGTGGCTATCAAACACCATTAATTGACAA ACTGGTCTTCAAGAAGGTGGCCAAACTGATGGGCGGCAAGGTGCGCATTATAATGTCCGGCGGAGCGCCGCTATCGGCCGATACACACGAGCAGATCAAGACATGCCTGTGCGTGGATCTGATCCAGGGCTATGGATTGACTGAGACCACATCTGGAGCAACTGTAATGGACA GTCGTGACATGTCCTATGGACGCACTGGCGGACCGTTGACCGTTTGTGACATTCGGCTGGTGAATTGGGAGGAGGGCCGTTATCGCGTTACCAACAAACCCTATCCGCAGGGTGAGGTGCTTATCGGCGGAGAATGCGTGTCCCGGGGATACTACAAGCTGCCTGGCAAGACAAGTGAGGATTTCTTTGAAGAAGATGGACGCCGTTGGTTCAAAACCGGCGACATTGGCGAAATGCAAACCGATGGCGTACTTAAGATTATTG aTCGTAAGAAGGATCTAGTCAAACTGCAGGCTGGTGAATATGTTTCCTTGGGAAAGGTCGAGTCGGAGCTCAAGACATGTGGCATTATTGAGAACATTTGCGTTTATGGCGATCCAACAAAGCAATTCACTGTCGCGCTGGTCGTGCCAAATCAAAAGGGTCTCGAGGAGTTGGCTGAGCGACATGGTGTAAGGAACAAATCATTCGAGGAGCTGTGCTCATCCCCCATCATGGAGAAGGCTATACTCAAGGAAATTAGCGATCATGCGCGGAAAT GCAAATTACAAAAGCATGAGGTACCAGCTGCCATTACGCTATGCAAGGAAGTTTGGTCACCAGATATGGGTCTGGTGACGGCTGCATTCAAGCTTAAGCGCAAGGATATACAGGACAAATATCAGCATGACATTAACCGCATGTACGCATCATGA
- the LOC117782930 gene encoding mitochondrial sodium/calcium exchanger protein-like, whose translation MPENNELEISFKKHYEQLDCSNVMKVPFNMRCDFVMTTTDCQHFGYANYMNFLECGSGRISRFQETLACVGLAIIFIYYISCLAIVADQFYSPALKAMAKKLHLSEHLAGVTLLAFGNSTSDILGNIQNSPIGIIFTYMMSNAILITLISGGLVCLLWPTQLPKYETVRTLLFFLLGTMTAEYFYYTQDYFSMLECVGMIFIYIIYLCIEIIEGYFERAANSAMVILDTRFRPTATRETVYRRVTISSIGSTDRKERTTINTNVTRLVDYRVTNPKNEDLFEGFVQAIQPIDPDYWRNSGYTIRIALIMLSPLMFIFLLLIPMVNLGRRRHGWSKLLNCAHIVITPMFMSIAIMLYKITPLIFYQLCITVPLAIIAFKNSRTDIPPSYHFGFVILGTLGCITVQYVCTTEMEEILQVCGMILGLSRDFISATISCWGASICTIVINVILAQHGYAAMAIAASYAGPFFSFIMAIGCLPLYRHIMNTYVTSHCSYYPVAYIFLMISLSSSLIWCLLFNFYGRRSVGIFNIMIYILYNIYCVLCEMEIIHSYAEETVIDIV comes from the exons atgcctgAAAACAATGAACTTGAGATATCCTTTAAGAAACACTACGAACAG TTGGACTGTTCCAATGTTATGAAAGTGCCCTTTAATATGCGCTGCGATTTCGTAATGACAACGACAGATTGTCAGCATTTTGGTTACGCAAACTATATGAATTTCCTAGAGTGCGGATCGGGACGGATCTCTCGTTTCCAGGAGACATTGGCTTGTGTAGGATTAGCTATAATCTTCATTTATTACATTTCCTGCTTAGCGATTGTGGCAGATCAATT TTACAGTCCTGCTTTGAAGGCCATGGCCAAGAAATTGCACTTGAGCGAGCATCTGGCTGGAGTGACGTTGCTGGCCTTTGGCAACAGCACATCGGATATTTTGGGTAACATTCAAAACTCTCCAATAGGTATCATATTCACGTACATGATGTCCAATGCCATTCTCATTACACTCATCTCCGGCGGACTCGTCTGCTTGCTGTGGCCCACACAGCTGCCTAAATATGAGACCGTGCGCACCCTTCTCTTCTTTCTGCTGGGAACGATGACTGCGGAGTATTTTTACTATACCCAAGATTACTTTTCGATGCTCGAGTGTGTGG GTATGATCttcatatatataatctaTTTATGCATTGAGATTATCGAGGGATACTTCGAAAGAGCTGCTAATAGTGCCATGGTCATTTTGGACACCAGGTTCCGGCCTACCGCTACAAGAGAAACAGTGTATCGTCGGGTAACCATATCATCGATAGGCTCCACCGACCGTAAAGAACGTACCACCATCAACACGAATGTCACACGACTAGTAGACTACAGGGTTACCAATCCAAAAAATGAGGATCTCTTCGAGGGCTTCGTACAGGCCATACAACCAATCGACCCGGATTATTGGCGCAATTCCGGATATACAATTCGGATTGCACTCATCATGCTATCCCCCCTGATGTTCATATTCTTGTTACTCATTCCCATGGTTAACTTGGGACGCAGACGCCATGGCTGGTCAAAGCTTCTTAACTGCGCCCACATCGTGATCACACCCATGTTTATGAGTATCGCCATAA tgctttataaaattacacCGTTAATTTTTTACCAGCTGTGCATCACAGTGCCTCTTGCCATTATTGCCTTCAAAAACTCTCGCACAGATATTCCGCCTTCCTACCACTTT GGCTTCGTCATCTTAGGCACTCTGGGTTGCATAACCGTACAATACGTCTGCACCACTGAAATGGAGGAGATACTACAGGTGTGTGGCATGATACTGGGTCTATCCAGGGACTTCATTTCCGCGACCATCAGCTGTTGGGGCGCCTCGATCTGTACGATTGTTATCAACGTAATACTGGCCCAACATGGATATGCCGCTATGGCCATCGCCGCCAGCTATGCGGGACCGTTCTTTA GTTTTATTATGGCAATAGGTTGCCTGCCCTTATATCGTCATATTATGAACACCTATGTGACTTCACATTGTAGCTACTATCCGGTCGCCTATATCTTTCTTATGATTTCGCTATCGAGCTCTCTGATCTGGTGTCttctttttaacttttatggACGCCGCTCCGTTGGTATATTCAACATTATGATCTACattctatataatatatattgtgtaCTATGCGAAATGGAGATCATACACTCCTATGCCGAGGAGACCGTGATCgatattgtctga
- the LOC117785800 gene encoding long-chain-fatty-acid--CoA ligase 3 isoform X2, giving the protein MDSFWVQSALGAIKAIAFVYDIITLPVYLVLQAPWKRRQESRRVKAKIIKNDETEVTYRTTEPPRDVHVKMLQENIDTLEKVFNYVAKTHSTKRCLGTRQILSEEDETQPNGRVFKKYNMGDYKWKNFIEAERMAASFGRGLREIGQAPRQNIVIFAETRAEWMIAAHGCFKQAMPIVTVYATLGDEGVAHCISETEVTTVITSHDLLPKFKTLLALCPNVNTIIYMEDQLTKTETTGFKEGVKILPFNQVVKIGNESKFENVPPKGEDIAIIMYTSGSTGTPKGVLLSHKNCIATMKGFCDMVTIYPEDVLIGFLPLAHVFELVAESVCLMTGVSIGYSTPLTLIDTSSKIKRGCKGDASVLKPTCMTSVPLILDRISKGINDKVNSGSAFRKALFKFLYQYKVKWIQRGYQTPLIDKLVFKKVAKLMGGKVRIIMSGGAPLSADTHEQIKTCLCVDLIQGYGLTETTSGATVMDSRDMSYGRTGGPLTVCDIRLVNWEEGRYRVTNKPYPQGEVLIGGECVSRGYYKLPGKTSEDFFEEDGRRWFKTGDIGEMQTDGVLKIIDRKKDLVKLQAGEYVSLGKVESELKTCGIIENICVYGDPTKQFTVALVVPNQKGLEELAERHGVRNKSFEELCSSPIMEKAILKEISDHARKCKLQKHEVPAAITLCKEVWSPDMGLVTAAFKLKRKDIQDKYQHDINRMYAS; this is encoded by the exons ATGGACAGCTTTTGGGTGCAGAGTGCACTGGGCGCCATCAAGGCAATTGCATTTGTCTATGATATTATCACGCTCCCGGTCTATTTGGTTCTACAGGCGCCTTGGAAACGTCGACAGGAATCACGGCGAGTCAAG GCAAAGATCATAAAGAACGATGAGACTGAGGTGACGTATCGAACCACGGAACCGCCGAGGGATGTGCATGTGAAGATGCTGCAGGAGAACATTGATACGTTGGAGAAGGTGTTCAATTACGTGGCCAAAACGCATTCGACCAAACGCTGCCTGGGCACACGGCAGATACTCAGCGAGGAGGACGAAACGCAGCCGAATGGACGCGTCTTCAAGAAGTACAACATGGGCGACTACAAGTGGAAGAACTTCATCGAGGCGGAGCGTATGGCGGCCAGCTTTGGACGTGGACTTCGTGAGATTGGTCAGGCGCCGCGTCAGAACATTGTCATCTTTGCCGAGACGCGCGCCGAGTGGATGATTGCCGCCCATGGTTGCTTTAAGCAGGCCATGCCCATTGTCACCGTCTATGCCACGCTTGGCGATGAAGGCGTCGCCCACT GTATCAGCGAAACGGAAGTTACCACAGTCATCACCTCACACGATCTGTTGCCCAAGTTCAAGACGCTATTGGCCCTATGCCCCAATGTGAACACCATCATCTATATGGAAGATCAGCTGACAAAGACCGAAACAACTGGATTCAAGGAAGGCGTCAAAATTCTGCCCTTCAATCAAGTTGTTAAAATTGGCAATGAGAGTAAATTTG AGAATGTGCCACCAAAGGGTGAAGATATTGCTATCATTATGTACACTTCCGGATCAACGGGCACACCAAAGGGTGTCCTTCTGTCCCATAAGAATTGTATTGCCACAATGAAAGGATTCTGCGACATGGTTACCATTTATCCCGAGGATGTTCTAATTGGTTTTCTGCCACTGGCGCATGTTTTCGAGCTTGTGGCGGAGAGTGTTTGCCTTATGACAGGCGTATCCATTGGTTACTCCACCCCATTGACTTTGATCGATACGAGTAGCAAGATTAAACGGGGCTGCAAGGGAGATGCATCCGTTTTGAAGCCCACATGCATGACATCGGTGCCATTGATACTCGATCGCATCTCCAAGGGTATTAACGACAAGGTCAACTCTGGCTCAGCATTCAGAAAGGCGCTCTTCAAATTCCTCTACCAGTACAAAGTGAAGTGGATACAACGTGGCTATCAAACACCATTAATTGACAA ACTGGTCTTCAAGAAGGTGGCCAAACTGATGGGCGGCAAGGTGCGCATTATAATGTCCGGCGGAGCGCCGCTATCGGCCGATACACACGAGCAGATCAAGACATGCCTGTGCGTGGATCTGATCCAGGGCTATGGATTGACTGAGACCACATCTGGAGCAACTGTAATGGACA GTCGTGACATGTCCTATGGACGCACTGGCGGACCGTTGACCGTTTGTGACATTCGGCTGGTGAATTGGGAGGAGGGCCGTTATCGCGTTACCAACAAACCCTATCCGCAGGGTGAGGTGCTTATCGGCGGAGAATGCGTGTCCCGGGGATACTACAAGCTGCCTGGCAAGACAAGTGAGGATTTCTTTGAAGAAGATGGACGCCGTTGGTTCAAAACCGGCGACATTGGCGAAATGCAAACCGATGGCGTACTTAAGATTATTG aTCGTAAGAAGGATCTAGTCAAACTGCAGGCTGGTGAATATGTTTCCTTGGGAAAGGTCGAGTCGGAGCTCAAGACATGTGGCATTATTGAGAACATTTGCGTTTATGGCGATCCAACAAAGCAATTCACTGTCGCGCTGGTCGTGCCAAATCAAAAGGGTCTCGAGGAGTTGGCTGAGCGACATGGTGTAAGGAACAAATCATTCGAGGAGCTGTGCTCATCCCCCATCATGGAGAAGGCTATACTCAAGGAAATTAGCGATCATGCGCGGAAAT GCAAATTACAAAAGCATGAGGTACCAGCTGCCATTACGCTATGCAAGGAAGTTTGGTCACCAGATATGGGTCTGGTGACGGCTGCATTCAAGCTTAAGCGCAAGGATATACAGGACAAATATCAGCATGACATTAACCGCATGTACGCATCATGA